A section of the Pseudomonas tritici genome encodes:
- a CDS encoding ABC transporter permease — protein MSSADATTLNPSLAFKVWWQGVAVVGAWVAVALLISYWPNATRNWPMTQGLANLCVAVAALFIVLSLLGRKLPGLGLRLRNAGPWLIALPVLLGIWELATAKLALLPVPFFAPPQALLAVYLEDYPRLADSLLHSALLLGSGVALGAITGFIAGVAIGWSTRIGYWLHPVLRILGPVPSTALLPLCFFLFPSSWSASVFLIALATWFPVTVLTWSGVSSVDQAYYDVARTLGAKQGFLVFKVAIPAALPHVFVGLFMGLGASFSTLVVAEMMGVKSGIGWYLQWAQGWAAYANMYAALLIMALACSGLITGLFLVRDRLLAWQKGSMKW, from the coding sequence ATGTCTTCAGCTGATGCAACAACCCTGAACCCCTCCCTGGCGTTCAAAGTCTGGTGGCAGGGCGTGGCGGTGGTCGGGGCCTGGGTCGCCGTTGCGCTGTTGATCAGCTACTGGCCCAACGCGACACGCAACTGGCCGATGACCCAAGGCTTGGCCAACCTGTGTGTGGCTGTGGCGGCGCTGTTCATCGTGCTGAGCCTGCTGGGGCGCAAGCTGCCAGGGCTAGGCCTGCGCTTGCGTAATGCCGGCCCTTGGTTGATCGCCTTGCCGGTGCTACTGGGTATCTGGGAGTTGGCCACCGCCAAGCTGGCGCTGTTGCCGGTGCCGTTTTTTGCGCCGCCCCAGGCCTTGCTGGCGGTGTATCTCGAAGACTATCCGCGACTGGCCGACAGCCTGCTGCATTCGGCGTTGCTGCTCGGCTCGGGCGTGGCCCTGGGCGCGATCACCGGGTTTATTGCCGGGGTGGCCATCGGTTGGTCCACGCGCATCGGCTACTGGTTGCACCCGGTGCTGCGCATCCTTGGCCCGGTGCCGTCAACGGCGTTGTTGCCGCTGTGTTTTTTCCTGTTTCCGAGCAGTTGGAGCGCCAGCGTGTTTCTGATCGCCCTGGCCACGTGGTTCCCGGTCACGGTACTGACTTGGTCCGGCGTGTCGAGCGTGGATCAAGCCTATTACGACGTGGCCCGCACCTTGGGCGCCAAGCAGGGCTTCCTGGTTTTCAAAGTGGCGATTCCCGCGGCCTTGCCCCACGTGTTCGTTGGCCTGTTCATGGGCCTGGGCGCTTCCTTTTCGACGCTGGTGGTGGCGGAGATGATGGGCGTCAAATCCGGCATCGGCTGGTACCTGCAATGGGCCCAAGGGTGGGCCGCCTACGCGAATATGTACGCCGCATTGCTGATCATGGCACTCGCCTGTTCAGGGTTGATCACCGGGTTGTTCCTGGTGCGTGATCGGTTGCTGGCCTGGCAGAAAGGATCAATGAAATGGTAG
- a CDS encoding LLM class flavin-dependent oxidoreductase, with protein MSRQIHLSAFLLSGPVVHSHAVWRHPETVGNYLDPEYYARVAKVVEEGLFDFLFFADRLAVGDQMGGSREFALRYGAQDATRLDPLPILSYLVGKTTKLGLGATRSTTYYEPAHIAREFATLDHLSKGRAAWNIVTSMNDSEGRLFGKDKHLEHDLRYDRADEFVEVALKLWNSWGKDALKLDRESGVLADPELIRSVQHQGEWFKVEGPLNIPRTPQGRPVLIQAGSSGRGRRFGARWAEAIFTIHSHLAAMRAFRDDVRAQVVQQGRAADSCKVLTAVMPFIGGSEAEARAKRDKHNALARPELGLVTLASQLNVDLSPFPLSATLAEIAQSPLIPRAAAEKLLMQGPETTLEQLGRIFASSVRVPQLVGTGAQIADQLAELFEQGGCDGFVISPGYLPGSFTEFVESVIPHLQRKGLFRTAYEGTTLREHLGLADLTR; from the coding sequence ATGAGCCGCCAAATCCATTTATCCGCGTTCCTGTTGAGTGGGCCGGTGGTGCACAGCCATGCGGTGTGGCGCCACCCGGAAACCGTCGGCAATTACCTCGACCCCGAGTATTACGCACGGGTAGCCAAGGTGGTGGAGGAGGGGCTGTTCGACTTCCTGTTCTTCGCTGATCGCCTCGCGGTGGGTGACCAGATGGGCGGCTCCCGCGAGTTCGCCTTGCGCTACGGCGCCCAGGACGCCACGCGCCTGGACCCGTTGCCGATCCTCTCTTACCTGGTGGGCAAGACCACCAAGCTGGGCCTGGGCGCCACCCGCTCCACCACCTATTACGAGCCGGCGCACATTGCCCGTGAATTCGCGACCCTCGACCATCTGTCCAAGGGCCGTGCAGCGTGGAATATCGTCACCTCGATGAACGACAGCGAAGGGCGCCTGTTCGGCAAGGACAAGCACCTGGAACACGACCTGCGCTACGACCGCGCCGATGAGTTTGTCGAAGTCGCGTTGAAGCTCTGGAACAGCTGGGGCAAGGACGCGCTGAAACTGGATCGCGAAAGCGGGGTGCTGGCGGACCCTGAACTGATCCGTTCGGTGCAGCATCAGGGCGAGTGGTTCAAGGTTGAAGGCCCGCTGAATATTCCGCGCACGCCCCAGGGCCGGCCGGTGCTGATCCAGGCCGGTTCTTCGGGGCGTGGCCGGCGTTTTGGTGCGCGTTGGGCCGAGGCCATTTTCACCATTCACTCGCACTTGGCGGCGATGCGCGCGTTTCGTGATGACGTACGTGCCCAGGTCGTGCAACAAGGCCGTGCCGCTGACAGCTGCAAAGTGCTCACGGCGGTGATGCCGTTTATTGGTGGCAGCGAAGCCGAGGCCCGCGCCAAGCGCGACAAGCACAACGCGCTGGCACGTCCGGAGTTGGGGTTGGTGACCTTGGCTTCGCAGCTGAATGTCGACCTGTCGCCATTCCCGCTGTCGGCGACGCTGGCCGAGATCGCTCAGTCGCCCCTGATCCCTCGGGCGGCCGCTGAAAAGCTATTGATGCAAGGCCCGGAAACCACCCTCGAACAACTCGGCCGCATCTTCGCCAGTAGCGTGCGTGTGCCCCAGTTGGTGGGCACGGGCGCACAAATCGCCGACCAGTTGGCCGAGCTGTTCGAGCAGGGCGGTTGCGATGGGTTTGTGATTTCGCCGGGGTATCTGCCGGGCTCGTTCACGGAGTTTGTGGAGAGTGTGATTCCGCATTTGCAGCGCAAGGGGTTGTTCCGCACGGCGTATGAGGGGACGACGCTGCGCGAGCACCTGGGCCTCGCTGATCTCACACGCTGA
- a CDS encoding ABC transporter substrate-binding protein, which translates to MTDFDYLTRRRLLGLAGITLASLSLPRLGFAADAHAGHNVAQEPAGTGEFIRLDAPRKLKLAVNLNAVCLAPVVIAHGQGFFTNHNLDVELVNFGNSTEVLLEAIATGKADAGVGMALRWLKALEQGFDVKLTAGTHGGCLRLLSAVNGGVTKLEDLKGKAIGVTDMASPDRNFFSILLKKHGVDPVRDVEWRLFPADLLGTALERGEVQAVSGSDPFMYRLIKSGVAKELSTNLVEEYANLSCCVVGVTGKLVREEKRVVAALTQAILEAHDYSVQHPEEVAKGFQAHALNTSVEEVQAILHDHTHGHHAVGAALTQEILTYITDLKTVEVISKSTDPLEFAKEITVDVFS; encoded by the coding sequence ATGACTGATTTCGATTATTTAACCCGTCGTCGCCTGCTCGGCCTGGCCGGTATCACCCTGGCCAGCCTGTCGCTGCCGCGCCTCGGCTTCGCTGCCGACGCGCATGCCGGCCATAATGTCGCCCAGGAACCTGCCGGCACCGGTGAGTTCATCCGCCTCGACGCACCGCGCAAGTTGAAACTCGCCGTCAACCTGAACGCCGTGTGCCTGGCCCCGGTGGTGATCGCCCATGGCCAGGGCTTTTTCACCAATCACAACCTGGACGTGGAACTGGTCAACTTCGGTAACTCCACCGAAGTGCTGTTGGAAGCGATTGCCACCGGCAAGGCCGATGCCGGCGTGGGCATGGCGCTGCGTTGGCTCAAGGCGCTGGAGCAGGGTTTTGACGTGAAACTCACCGCCGGCACCCACGGTGGCTGCCTGCGCTTGCTCAGTGCGGTGAATGGCGGCGTGACCAAACTCGAAGACCTCAAGGGCAAGGCCATTGGCGTGACCGACATGGCCAGCCCGGACCGCAATTTCTTCTCGATCCTGCTGAAAAAACACGGTGTCGACCCGGTACGTGACGTGGAATGGCGTCTGTTTCCAGCCGACCTACTCGGCACTGCGCTTGAGCGCGGCGAAGTGCAGGCGGTGAGCGGTAGCGACCCCTTCATGTACCGCCTGATCAAGTCTGGCGTGGCGAAGGAGCTGTCCACCAACCTGGTGGAGGAGTACGCCAACCTCAGCTGCTGCGTGGTCGGTGTCACCGGCAAGCTGGTGCGTGAAGAAAAGCGCGTGGTCGCGGCACTGACCCAGGCGATCCTCGAAGCTCACGACTATTCGGTGCAACATCCGGAAGAAGTCGCCAAAGGCTTCCAGGCCCATGCGCTGAACACCTCGGTGGAGGAAGTGCAGGCGATCCTCCACGACCACACCCACGGTCACCACGCGGTGGGCGCGGCGCTGACCCAGGAAATCCTCACCTACATTACCGACCTGAAAACCGTCGAGGTGATCAGCAAGAGCACCGACCCGTTGGAGTTTGCCAAGGAGATCACCGTCGATGTCTTCAGCTGA